A window of the Cicer arietinum cultivar CDC Frontier isolate Library 1 chromosome 6, Cicar.CDCFrontier_v2.0, whole genome shotgun sequence genome harbors these coding sequences:
- the LOC101512861 gene encoding pyruvate kinase, cytosolic isozyme-like: MMATVIAEKKPKTKIVCTLGPASRSIPMIEKLLQAGMNVARFNFSHGSHEYHQETLDNLRAAMENTGILCAVMLDTKGPEIRTGFLKDGKPIQLKLGQEITISTDYSIKGDEKTICMSYKKLAEDVKPGSVILCSDGTISFKVLSCDKELGLVQCRCENSAVLGERKNVNLPGVIVDLPTLTEKDKEDIMVWGVPNKIDMIALSFVRKGSDLVQVRKLLGNHAKNILLMSKVENQEGVANFDDILANSDAFMVARGDLGMEIPIEKIFLAQKVMIYKCNIQGKPVVTATQMLESMIKSPRPTRAEATDVANAVLDGTDCVMLSGETAAGAYPELAVRTMAKICVEAESTLDYGDVFKRIMEHSPVPMSPLESLASSAVKMANSAKAALILVLTRGGTTAKLVAKYRPGTPILSVVVPELKTDTFDWSCSDESPARHSLIFRGLIPILSAASARASHAETTEDAIDFALQFAKTKGLCINGDSVVVLHRVGTASIIKILTVK; encoded by the exons ATGATGGCGACGGTTATTGCAGAGAAGAAGCCGAAAACAAAGATCGTGTGCACACTTGGACCTGCATCGAGGTCTATTCCGATGATCGAGAAGCTTTTGCAAGCAGGCATGAACGTTGCTCGATTCAACTTCTCTCATGGTTCCCATGAATACCATCAGGAAACCCTCGACAATCTTAGAGCTGCTATGGAGAATACCGGTATTCTCTGCGCCGTCATGCTCGACACTAAG GGGCCTGAGATTCGAACTGGATTTCTCAAGGATGGAAAGCCTATCCAACTGAAACTAGGTCAGGAAATAACTATTTCTACTGACTATAGCATAAAGGGTGATGAGAAAACAATCTGTATGAGCTACAAAAAGTTGGCCGAGGATGTGAAGCCTGGGAGTGTCATACTCTGCTCAGATGGCACAATATCATTTAAAGTTTTATCGTGTGACAAAGAATTGGGTTTGGTTCAGTGCCGCTGTGAGAACTCTGCCGTTCTTGGCGAGAGAAAAAATGTTAATCTTCCTGGTGTCATAGTGGATCTCCCAACTTTGACTGAGAAAGACAAGGAAGATATCATGGTCTGGGGAGTTCCCAATAAGATTGACATGATTGCGCTATCTTTTGTTCGAAAAGGTTCTGATCTGGTGCAAGTTCGGAAACTGCTTGGAAACCATGCTAAGAACATTCTTCTCATGTCAAAG GTTGAAAACCAAGAAGGGGTTGCAAACTTTGATGATATCCTTGCAAATTCAGATGCATTTATGGTGGCACGTGGTGACCTTGGAATGGAAATTCCGATAGAGAAGATATTTCTGGCACAGAAGGTGATGATTTATAAGTGCAATATCCAAGGAAAACCGGTTGTTACTGCAACCCAGATGTTGGAGTCAATGATCAAATCTCCCAGGCCAACCAGAGCTGAAGCTACTGATGTTGCCAATGCAGTTCTGGATGGGACAGACTGTGTCATGCTTAGTGGTGAAACTGCTGCCGGAGCTTATCCAGAACTCGCTGTTCGAACTATGGCTAAAATATGTGTTGAAGCAGAAAGCACCCTTGACTATGGAGATGTATTTAAAAGGATAATGGAGCACTCGCCAGTACCCATGAGCCCATTGGAGAGTCTAGCTTCTTCTGCGGTTAAAATGGCCAACTCAGCTAAAGCAGCTCTCATATTGGTTTTAACTAGAGGAGGGACTACTGCAAAATTAGTGGCTAAATACAGGCCTGGCACACCAATTCTTTCTGTTGTTGTCCCTGAGCTTAAGACTGATACCTTTGATTGGTCATGCAGCGATGAGTCCCCTGCAAGGCATAGCTTGATTTTCCGAGGATTGATTCCAATATTAAGCGCAGCTTCTGCTAGAGCTTCTCATGCAGAAACAACAGAAGATGCAATAGACTTCGCCCTTCAATTTGCCAAGACAAAGGGACTCTGCATTAACGGAGATTCTGTCGTTGTTTTGCATCGTGTGGGCACTGCATCAATCATCAAAATCTTGACCGTGAAATGA
- the LOC101513188 gene encoding uncharacterized protein: MMLCGSFCLNLRDRIQPWLRDYDALQSFAVILIYIQIGCGLIGSLGASYNGVSLINLAIALFALVAIESSSQSLGRTYAFLLFCSILLDVSWFILFTHEIWNISSQDYATFFIFSVKLTLGTQIVGFIVRLSSSLLWIQIYRLGAAYVDTASRAADFDLRSSFLSPVTPAVVRQTSDSNEILGGSIYDPAYYSSLFEDSQENKSTCGMPNHDIAQNGSTSATEVSQKTFVETSFQAVDIGRECINQEGTCLK, translated from the exons ATGATGCTTTGTGGTTCATTCTGTTTGAATTTGAGAGATCGAATACAGCCATGGTTACGCGATTACGATGCCCTTCAGTCATTCGCTGTCATCCTCATTTATATTCAG ATTGGGTGCGGTTTAATTGGATCGCTGGGAGCATCTTACAATGGTGTTTCGCTGATAAATCTTGCAATCGCGTTGTTCGCTTTGGTTGCAATTGAGAGTAGCAGTCAGAGCCTTGGCCGTACATATGCTTTCCTTCTATTTTGCTCTATATTGCTTGATGTCTCTTGGTTCATTCTCTTCACTCACGAAATTTG GAATATTTCTTCCCAGGATTATGCaacatttttcatattttctgTGAAACTTACCCTGGGTACGCAAATTGTTGGTTTTATAGTGAGGCTATCATCCTCATTGTTATGGATTCAAATTTATAGGCTGGGTGCTGCCTATGTGGACACAGCTTCTCGAGCAGCAGACTTTGACTTGCGGAGTAGTTTTTTGAGTCCTGTGACACCTGCAGTGGTGAGGCAAACCTCTGATTCCAATGAGATACTTGGAGGCTCTATCTACGATCCAGCATACTACTCATCCCTGTTTGAAGATAGTCAAGAAAACAAATCTACATGCGGG ATGCCCAATCATGACATTGCCCAGAATGGGTCCACATCAGCCACTGAAGTTTCTCAGAAGACATTCGTGGAGACATCTTTCCAGGCTGTGGATATAG GAAGAGAATGTATAAATCAAGAAGGAACTTGTTTAAAATAG
- the LOC101513717 gene encoding RGS1-HXK1-interacting protein 1, protein MAETDSNGETSSSPTSASASLASMAENFQRSAIESARSMQHNSSTHFRTFQNFLPEAVSQYITYEDAFFNKVKDGLMVGRENPALGVGLAISAALLVMRAPRRFLFRNTLGRFQSEEARYASAEKNVKDLNLSVDLLKKESIKLLQRTALAEKEMKYGHNELMNTGAQLQKLAKSSYKVEARATDLIDRLRDIPSRETLALRAEVASLASNLKRQRSVLDKRIMKISELGISV, encoded by the exons ATGGCAGAGACAGATTCGAACGGAGAAACGTCCTCCTCGCCGACATCCGCCTCCGCATCACTAGCGTCAATGGCAGAAAATTTTCAGCGTTCTGCAATTGAATCTGCTCGTTCTATGCAACACAACTCTTCCACCCACTTTCGTACCTTTCAg AATTTTTTGCCAGAAGCAGTGTCACAGTATATAACTTATGAAGATGCTTTCTTCAATAAAGTTAAAG ATGGATTGATGGTAGGACGGGAGAATCCGGCTTTAGGTGTTGGTCTTGCTATTTCTGCCGCGCTTCTTGTTATGAGAG CTCCAAGAAGATTTCTGTTTCGGAACACATTGGGTCGATTTCAGAGTGAGGAG GCACGATATGCAAGTGCTGAGAAGAATGTGAAGGACTTGAACCTTTCAGTAGATTTACTGAAGAAGGAGAGCATAAAATTGCTACAAAGGACAGCTCTTGCTGAGAAGGAAATGAAATATGGGCATAATGAACTAAT GAACACTGGAGCCCAATTACAAAAGCTGGCAAAATCATCATACAAGGTTGAAGCCCGAGCTACTG ATTTAATCGACAGGCTGCGGGATATACCTAGTCGTGAAACTCTGGCACTTCGAGCTGAG GTTGCCTCTTTGGCTTCAAATTTGAAGCGGCAGAGATCTGTGCTGGACAAACGGATAATGAAGATCTCCGAGTTAGGAATATCTGTGTGA
- the LOC101514382 gene encoding transcription factor Pur-alpha 1 — translation MEGNSGGGASGGGGGSGSGSGGGADVELLCKTLQVEHKLFYFDLKENPRGRYLKISEKTSATRSTIIVPFSGISWFLDLFNYYVNSDDQDLFSKELQLDTKVFYFDIGENRRGRFLKVSEASVSRNRSTIIVPAGSSRDEGWAAFRNILAEINEASRLFLLPNQQNSESSERLVGLSDDVGAGFISGHSTQPATSSELNADRSVDLPAQDEIGNLGVSKVIRADQKRFFFDLGSNNRGHFLRISEVAGSDRSSIILPLSGLKQFHEIVGHFVEITKDRIEGMSVANVRTIDPPQR, via the exons ATGGAGGGGAACTCCGGAGGGGGGGCCAGTGGTGGCGGCGGTGGTAGTGGTAGTGGTAGTGGTGGAGGTGCTGACGTGGAACTTCTTTGCAAAACGTTACAAGTGGAACACAAGCTGTTTTACTTCGATCTGAAAGAAAACCCTCGTGGTCGTTACTTAAAGATTTCTGAGAAAACATCTGCTACAAGGTCTACCATCATAGTTCCCTTCTCCGGCATTTCGTGGTTCCTCGATCTCTTCAATTACTACGTCAATTCTGATGATCAAGACCTTTTCAGCAAGGAATTGCAGCTTGATACTAAG GTTTTCTACTTTGACATTGGAGAGAATAGAAGAGGCCGTTTCTTAAAG GTGTCTGAAGCTTCTGTCAGCAGAAACCGTAGCACTATAATTGTTCCTGCAGGAAGTTCCAGGGATGAAGGGTGGGCAGCATTCAGGAACATTTTGGCAGAGATTAATGAAGCCTCAAGGCTTTTCCTTCTGCCCAATCAG CAAAATTCTGAATCCTCAGAACGACTTGTTGGACTTTCGGATGATGTTGGTGCTGGCTTCATTTCTGGTCATAGTACTCAACCTGCCACTTCTTCTGAATTGAATGCAGACAGGTCTGTTGATTTGCCAGCTCAGGATGAAATTGGAAACTTGGGGGTCTCAAAAGTGATCAGGGCTGATCAAAAAAGATTCTTCTTTGATCTTGGGAGCAACAATAGGGGTCATTTTCTAAGAATATCTGAG GTTGCAGGTTCTGATCGATCCTCCATCATTCTTCCGCTGTCAGGGCTCAAGCAGTTTCATGAGATTGTTGGTCACTTTGTGGAAATTACCAAGGACCGAATTGAGGGTATGTCAGTTGCTAATGTCCGCACAATTGATCCCCCTCAAAGATGA